The following coding sequences lie in one Niabella agricola genomic window:
- the trmB gene encoding tRNA (guanosine(46)-N7)-methyltransferase TrmB, with the protein MAQKKLVRFAELNTFNNVLQFPQDMRGKWKAYFKNEQPLTLELACGKGEYALGLGRLHPNRNFVGVDIKGNRLWAGAKKAIRENLDNVAFLRVQIEQLHQYFAPGEVSEIWITFPDPQLRFSKAKKRLTHPRFLRIYQQVLKPEGIIHLKTDSPNLHRFTREVLEMYQCPVLKDTDDLYKEADLTEELKIKTYYESLDIAESNRIHYLAFQLPRVLAGEEKDRELKEAIRYELD; encoded by the coding sequence ATGGCACAAAAAAAACTGGTACGTTTTGCAGAATTGAACACATTTAATAATGTGTTGCAATTTCCCCAGGATATGAGGGGCAAATGGAAAGCGTATTTTAAAAATGAACAACCCCTTACCCTGGAACTGGCCTGTGGAAAAGGAGAGTATGCGCTTGGATTGGGGCGTCTGCATCCCAACCGGAATTTTGTTGGTGTGGATATCAAGGGCAACCGGTTATGGGCCGGGGCAAAAAAGGCGATCCGGGAAAACCTGGATAACGTAGCTTTTTTGCGGGTGCAGATCGAACAGTTGCATCAATACTTTGCCCCGGGCGAGGTAAGCGAAATCTGGATCACATTTCCCGACCCCCAGCTGCGGTTTTCAAAAGCCAAGAAGCGGCTCACCCATCCTCGGTTCCTGAGGATCTATCAGCAGGTGCTGAAGCCGGAAGGCATTATTCATCTGAAAACAGATAGTCCGAACCTGCACCGGTTCACCAGGGAGGTGCTGGAAATGTATCAATGCCCCGTTCTGAAAGATACAGATGATCTGTATAAAGAAGCGGATCTTACCGAAGAGCTGAAAATAAAGACCTATTATGAGAGCCTGGATATTGCGGAGAGTAACCGGATCCATTACCTGGCCTTTCAGCTGCCACGGGTGCTGGCCGGCGAAGAAAAGGACCGGGAACTAAAGGAGGCGATCCGGTATGAGCTTGACTGA
- a CDS encoding MGMT family protein, with the protein MSVKKGSSNPATLKTVRPSGKTDDNIFDLIYAIARQVPRGRVTSYGAIAKAIGSGKSARLVGWAMSAAGRVRPKVPAHRVVNSTGLLSGKHAFKTPTQMQELLEKEGIKIKNDKVVDFKTRFWDPASELI; encoded by the coding sequence ATGAGCGTAAAAAAAGGCAGCAGCAACCCGGCAACACTTAAAACCGTACGCCCCTCCGGTAAAACGGACGACAACATTTTTGATCTGATCTATGCCATTGCACGGCAGGTTCCCAGGGGAAGGGTAACCTCCTACGGTGCGATTGCAAAAGCCATTGGCTCCGGTAAATCGGCAAGATTGGTAGGCTGGGCCATGAGCGCCGCCGGAAGGGTAAGGCCCAAGGTGCCGGCGCACCGGGTGGTGAACAGTACCGGTTTGCTTTCCGGAAAACATGCATTTAAAACACCTACCCAGATGCAGGAACTGCTGGAAAAAGAAGGTATAAAAATCAAGAATGACAAGGTGGTGGATTTTAAGACCCGGTTCTGGGACCCGGCATCGGAGCTGATTTAA
- a CDS encoding DUF3078 domain-containing protein, producing the protein MRKLLLFALLLNAGFCLHAQDETVKKLQADSDRKITKDPNDTAQMTWKTGGVFNLNIAQGSLSNWSAGGDKFSLALNSLLSTYAFYQKGKHHWDNTLDLNLGYMNTTSLGTRKNDDRIDLVSKYAYDIGKKWDVGALFNFRSQILKGYDYTDSSKTLTSQFLSPAYVLLSPGVTYKPTKNFSIFVSPVTARWTVVMNDSLSARGAYGVDTGKHVRTEFGAFATVNFFKEFSKSISFKSRADFYSNYLHNPQNIDVYWTNLLSMKLGKLFAINYALDLIYDDDARLFGPEGKSARPQIRSMLGIGLSYRFSNR; encoded by the coding sequence ATGAGGAAACTTTTATTGTTCGCCCTGCTTTTAAACGCCGGGTTTTGTTTGCATGCACAGGATGAAACTGTAAAAAAACTACAGGCCGATTCTGACCGCAAAATTACAAAGGATCCCAATGATACGGCGCAGATGACCTGGAAAACAGGCGGTGTGTTTAATTTGAACATTGCGCAGGGGTCATTGAGCAACTGGTCTGCAGGAGGTGATAAGTTTTCACTGGCACTGAATTCATTGTTGAGTACTTATGCCTTTTATCAAAAAGGAAAGCATCACTGGGACAATACGCTGGATCTGAACCTGGGTTATATGAATACGACATCGCTGGGTACCCGGAAGAACGATGACCGGATCGACCTGGTTTCCAAATACGCCTACGATATTGGTAAAAAATGGGATGTGGGCGCCCTGTTTAATTTCCGTTCGCAGATCCTAAAGGGCTACGACTATACCGACTCCTCAAAAACGCTTACTTCCCAATTCCTCTCTCCCGCTTATGTACTGTTAAGCCCGGGTGTCACCTACAAGCCTACAAAGAATTTTTCCATATTTGTTTCACCGGTAACGGCCCGATGGACGGTTGTAATGAACGATTCGCTTTCGGCACGGGGTGCGTATGGAGTAGATACCGGTAAACATGTGCGAACCGAGTTTGGTGCGTTTGCAACCGTGAACTTTTTCAAAGAGTTTTCCAAATCCATTTCCTTCAAAAGCCGTGCGGATTTTTATTCAAATTACCTGCATAACCCCCAAAATATTGATGTATACTGGACCAACCTGTTAAGCATGAAACTGGGTAAGCTTTTTGCGATCAACTATGCACTGGACCTGATTTATGACGATGACGCCCGGCTTTTTGGTCCCGAAGGCAAATCGGCGCGACCGCAGATACGATCGATGTTGGGAATCGGACTTTCTTATCGCTTTAGCAACAGATAA
- a CDS encoding DUF5522 domain-containing protein produces MVLTEKYHLQRGYCCSNGCRHCPYDYENVPEPKKTQLLNERKKRQQQPGNT; encoded by the coding sequence ATGGTGCTTACAGAAAAGTACCACTTACAACGGGGGTACTGCTGCAGCAATGGTTGCCGGCATTGCCCCTATGACTATGAAAATGTTCCCGAACCAAAAAAAACGCAGTTATTAAATGAGCGTAAAAAAAGGCAGCAGCAACCCGGCAACACTTAA
- a CDS encoding aminotransferase-like domain-containing protein, with amino-acid sequence MSSPVQLPYKTIVPIDRQSSTAVYLQIVHQVINAIQRGFLSGGQQLPGTRVMSQLLGVHRKTVVAAYEELDAQGWITSMPNKGSFIKPVTHRKGGKKQLDMQKLTEYPAKPGFHFNRSNILDVAEELPGQPLTLTDGQPDYRLSPTDQLARYYTAALRRKVNRKHLGYNTMPGNAFFKTQLSNFLNSTRGLHITPRNILVTRGVEMGMYVSARTLISPGDIILVGNPGYYIANMTFQQSGARLKTIPVDQDGISVEAVERICKKQPVRMLYLTPHHHYPTTATLSAQRRVALLKLSATFGFIILEDDYEYDFHYQSSPILPLASADTEGMVVYLGSFGKTLAPGFRSGFLVAPGSLVDEMQKVQAVIDRQGDTIMEQVLGELIAEGEIHRHLKKVQKIYHERRNHFCKMLDTVLGNSVAFTTPPGGLAVWTQWKQGMNLLRISKACAAQGLQLPRFLLYQTRELSAMRLGFGNFTVAEATTILNALKTAAVQVKE; translated from the coding sequence GTGAGTAGTCCGGTTCAATTACCATATAAAACCATTGTGCCCATCGACCGGCAAAGCTCCACGGCTGTTTACCTGCAGATCGTGCACCAGGTCATCAATGCCATTCAACGAGGCTTTCTCTCCGGGGGCCAGCAGTTACCGGGCACCCGTGTCATGAGCCAACTGCTGGGAGTGCACCGTAAAACTGTGGTAGCGGCTTACGAAGAACTGGATGCCCAGGGATGGATCACCAGCATGCCCAACAAGGGAAGCTTTATCAAACCCGTTACCCATAGAAAGGGCGGAAAGAAGCAGCTGGACATGCAAAAGCTGACGGAATATCCTGCAAAACCAGGCTTTCATTTCAACAGAAGTAATATCCTGGATGTAGCTGAGGAGCTGCCCGGCCAGCCGCTGACCCTTACAGATGGACAGCCGGACTACCGGTTATCACCCACAGACCAGCTGGCACGCTATTATACCGCGGCTTTACGACGAAAAGTAAACCGGAAGCATCTTGGATACAATACCATGCCCGGCAACGCATTTTTTAAAACCCAGCTTTCGAACTTCCTCAACAGCACACGGGGCTTGCATATTACACCCCGGAACATCCTGGTAACCCGGGGTGTGGAAATGGGAATGTATGTATCGGCCCGTACGCTCATCAGTCCCGGAGATATCATACTGGTGGGCAACCCGGGTTATTATATCGCGAATATGACCTTTCAGCAATCGGGGGCACGATTGAAAACCATCCCGGTAGACCAGGACGGGATCAGCGTGGAAGCAGTAGAACGCATCTGCAAAAAACAACCCGTGCGCATGCTGTACCTTACGCCGCATCATCATTACCCCACTACGGCTACATTAAGCGCTCAGCGCCGGGTGGCCTTACTAAAACTGTCGGCCACCTTTGGTTTTATCATCCTGGAAGACGATTACGAATACGATTTCCATTATCAAAGCAGCCCCATCCTTCCTCTGGCCAGTGCCGATACCGAGGGCATGGTGGTATACCTGGGTTCTTTTGGAAAAACCCTTGCCCCGGGATTCAGGTCGGGCTTTTTGGTGGCTCCCGGCAGCCTGGTTGATGAAATGCAAAAAGTACAGGCCGTTATCGATCGCCAGGGCGATACCATCATGGAACAGGTATTGGGTGAACTGATCGCCGAAGGCGAGATCCACCGCCATTTAAAGAAAGTACAAAAGATCTATCATGAACGGCGCAATCATTTTTGCAAGATGCTGGACACTGTGCTGGGAAACAGCGTTGCCTTTACCACTCCTCCCGGAGGGCTTGCCGTTTGGACGCAATGGAAACAAGGAATGAATTTGCTGCGGATCAGCAAAGCCTGCGCAGCGCAGGGGTTACAGTTGCCGCGGTTCTTATTGTATCAAACCCGGGAACTAAGTGCCATGCGGCTGGGATTCGGAAACTTTACCGTTGCGGAAGCAACAACTATTTTAAATGCATTAAAAACGGCGGCGGTACAGGTAAAGGAATAA
- a CDS encoding WG repeat-containing protein, whose amino-acid sequence MLSVFRYTLWLWALFPYGLFAQHSGMYAPLFSALEFETAYPFQEQRALVVMDGYYRYLTDKGLLLPFRFKRASEHPGFFETGRALIYTPTGKYGYINPEGQLVIDTIYNDAQPFSDSLAVVQREGFWGYINTHGKEILPCTNKYNILTPFKNNVAVVYNTGNALSDDMKFGVIDKKGEVIIPLEFNRIAGFNEGYAIAGRERNGGVGIINKKGNFVVPDRYAVLSDVHEGICAFRTTKGPRWGFINLEGEEFVPAIYEYAGDFHEGLAYIVNQEQKTGFVNKKGEVVIGFRFKDAGDFSDGVAAAAIDTIKNGKSARLYGYINKEGHWVIEPSFESAMPCTNGTMLVSYRFNNKLKQVYIQKPVSQ is encoded by the coding sequence ATGTTGTCAGTATTCCGCTATACATTATGGCTTTGGGCCCTTTTTCCGTACGGGCTTTTTGCACAACACAGCGGGATGTATGCGCCGCTCTTCAGTGCGCTTGAATTTGAGACCGCCTATCCATTCCAGGAACAAAGAGCGCTGGTAGTGATGGACGGCTATTACCGGTATCTTACCGATAAAGGGCTGCTGCTTCCATTTCGGTTTAAGCGCGCATCGGAACATCCTGGTTTTTTTGAAACCGGAAGGGCCCTGATTTATACGCCTACCGGAAAATACGGATACATCAACCCGGAAGGGCAGCTGGTGATCGATACGATTTACAACGATGCGCAACCTTTTTCGGATTCGCTGGCAGTGGTACAACGGGAGGGTTTTTGGGGATACATAAACACCCATGGAAAGGAAATATTACCATGTACCAATAAATACAATATTCTTACCCCCTTCAAAAACAATGTTGCTGTGGTGTATAATACCGGCAATGCCCTTTCGGATGACATGAAGTTTGGAGTGATTGACAAAAAAGGTGAAGTAATAATACCGCTTGAATTTAACCGCATTGCCGGGTTCAATGAAGGCTATGCCATTGCCGGCCGGGAACGGAACGGAGGTGTTGGCATCATCAATAAAAAGGGGAACTTTGTAGTGCCCGACCGGTATGCGGTGCTTAGCGATGTGCATGAGGGTATATGTGCTTTTCGAACGACAAAAGGCCCCCGATGGGGGTTCATCAACCTGGAAGGTGAAGAATTTGTACCGGCGATTTACGAATATGCAGGCGATTTTCACGAAGGCCTGGCCTATATCGTAAACCAGGAACAAAAAACAGGGTTTGTTAATAAAAAGGGTGAAGTCGTGATCGGATTCCGGTTTAAAGATGCCGGTGATTTTTCTGACGGCGTAGCAGCCGCAGCAATCGACACCATAAAAAACGGAAAAAGCGCAAGGCTGTATGGTTATATTAACAAGGAAGGCCATTGGGTGATTGAACCTTCGTT
- a CDS encoding SDR family NAD(P)-dependent oxidoreductase encodes MKQETAHILVTGGTGFLGAYILKALVLQGISVRAIKRTTSQLPSFIDPEILNKVEWVEGDILDVLSLEEAMEGINTVIHSAAIVSFSKKERRQMYHVNIEGTANVVNMALQTGVRRLVHISSVAALGRKKESSTVDETAKWEDNKNNTHYAISKFRSELEVWRGFAEGLEGVVLNPATILGYGNWNEGSCAIFKNVYKEFGWYTNGINGFTDVEDVAKAAVLLANASITEERFVVCNDNWRFRKLLNTMADAFGKKQPAREASPFISGLAWRLERLKSLFTGSKPLITKESARVANSETLFDGSKLVKTLPGFEYRPLDETILNACKAYEVLKTS; translated from the coding sequence ATTAAACAAGAAACGGCACATATACTGGTTACCGGAGGTACAGGGTTTTTAGGCGCCTATATCCTGAAAGCACTGGTACTGCAAGGGATTTCCGTAAGAGCAATAAAACGAACCACATCGCAGCTGCCTTCTTTTATCGACCCGGAAATACTCAATAAGGTAGAATGGGTGGAGGGCGATATCCTGGACGTGCTTTCCCTTGAGGAAGCCATGGAAGGTATCAATACTGTTATTCACAGTGCCGCAATTGTGTCCTTTTCCAAGAAAGAACGCCGGCAAATGTATCATGTAAATATTGAAGGCACAGCGAACGTAGTCAATATGGCCCTGCAAACAGGCGTTCGGCGACTGGTTCATATCAGCTCGGTGGCTGCGCTGGGCCGTAAAAAAGAGAGCAGTACCGTAGATGAAACGGCAAAATGGGAAGACAACAAAAACAATACCCACTACGCAATCAGCAAATTCCGGTCGGAGCTTGAAGTATGGCGCGGATTTGCGGAGGGCCTTGAGGGCGTGGTGCTAAACCCCGCCACTATCCTGGGTTATGGCAACTGGAATGAAGGCAGCTGCGCTATCTTTAAAAATGTTTACAAAGAATTTGGTTGGTACACCAATGGCATCAACGGCTTTACAGATGTGGAAGATGTAGCCAAAGCAGCGGTGCTACTCGCAAATGCCTCCATTACAGAAGAGCGTTTTGTAGTATGCAACGACAACTGGCGCTTCCGGAAACTGTTAAACACCATGGCCGATGCCTTTGGTAAAAAACAACCCGCAAGAGAAGCCTCTCCGTTTATTTCAGGACTAGCCTGGCGCCTGGAGCGGCTAAAATCGCTCTTTACGGGTTCAAAACCGCTCATTACAAAGGAGAGCGCCAGAGTAGCCAATAGCGAAACGCTTTTTGACGGCTCAAAACTGGTAAAAACACTTCCAGGCTTTGAATATCGCCCGCTGGATGAAACAATCCTCAATGCCTGCAAAGCCTACGAGGTCTTAAAAACCTCATAG
- a CDS encoding arginase family protein — MSDHMNIEAFLLPVNLREIAGDESYKPNQMGSSIDLHEESFPDLEQADVVLVGCGEQRGNGILGAPSAAPDVIRRHFYSLFFWHEGIRIADIGDIRQGASYTDTVAALRTVIAALIEEGKTVIILGGSHDLTMAQYGAYATQQTLIEASIVDAVIDLDMESPFANDHFLMEMLTGEPNYIRHYNHIGFQSYLVHPGMLQTLDKLKFDFYRVGHVKEDIEQIEPAIRSSQLFSFDINAIANAYAPANQLTPNGFNGEEACILMQYAGMSTAVNTIGIYGYDVKKDRNELTAKQISHMMWYALDGIYRRQKEAALTDKEAFNEYQMIFSEIETTFYQSKKTGRWWMQLPGNQLVPCSYKDYLLASQDEIPDRWFRAQQR; from the coding sequence ATGTCAGACCACATGAATATTGAAGCATTTTTATTACCAGTAAACCTCCGGGAAATTGCCGGCGACGAAAGTTATAAGCCCAATCAAATGGGCAGCAGCATAGATCTTCATGAGGAGTCGTTTCCAGACCTGGAGCAGGCAGATGTGGTACTGGTGGGTTGCGGCGAACAACGGGGCAATGGTATCCTGGGCGCTCCAAGTGCAGCACCCGATGTAATCCGCAGGCATTTTTATTCCCTGTTCTTTTGGCACGAAGGCATCCGGATCGCAGACATTGGTGATATCCGCCAGGGTGCTTCATATACCGACACAGTAGCCGCCTTGAGAACCGTAATTGCAGCATTGATCGAAGAAGGAAAAACCGTCATAATCCTGGGCGGGTCGCACGATCTTACCATGGCACAGTATGGCGCTTATGCCACGCAGCAAACCCTTATTGAGGCATCCATTGTCGATGCCGTGATTGATCTGGATATGGAATCGCCTTTTGCCAACGATCATTTTTTAATGGAGATGCTTACCGGGGAACCCAACTATATCCGGCATTATAACCATATCGGCTTTCAAAGCTACCTGGTACACCCGGGAATGCTTCAAACCCTCGACAAATTAAAATTCGACTTTTACCGGGTAGGTCATGTAAAAGAAGATATCGAGCAGATTGAACCAGCCATCCGGAGCAGTCAGTTGTTCTCCTTTGATATTAATGCGATTGCGAATGCCTATGCTCCTGCCAACCAGCTTACGCCCAACGGGTTTAACGGAGAAGAGGCCTGTATCCTGATGCAGTATGCAGGAATGAGCACCGCGGTAAACACCATCGGCATTTATGGGTACGATGTAAAGAAAGACCGGAATGAATTAACGGCTAAGCAAATCAGTCATATGATGTGGTATGCATTGGACGGCATCTACCGCCGGCAAAAAGAAGCAGCACTTACCGATAAGGAGGCCTTCAATGAATACCAGATGATCTTTTCTGAAATAGAAACCACTTTTTACCAAAGTAAAAAAACCGGACGCTGGTGGATGCAATTGCCCGGTAATCAGCTGGTACCCTGCAGCTATAAGGACTACCTGCTGGCCTCGCAGGATGAAATCCCCGACCGGTGGTTCCGGGCGCAGCAGCGGTAA
- a CDS encoding Gfo/Idh/MocA family oxidoreductase, with translation MATTRRAFIQQTTLATTGVALSGLFTKVNASSYNRIMGANGKVNLAHIGIGNRGAEIIGDFAKTNLANVVALCDVDMGAKHTQATIAKFPNATRFQDFRKMYDKMAKSIDAVTIAVPDFAHFPITVHSMALGKHVYVEKPMARTFNEVELMIRAAKKYPNVVTQMGNQGHSEANYFQFKAWVEAGIIKDVTAITAHMNSPRRWHGWDPNIKKFPAAEPIPETLDWDTWLSAQMYHDFNKDFHYGQWRCWYDFGMGALGDWGAHILDTAHQFLNLGLPEEITPLKLEGHNDYFYPMSSTIEFKFPKRKKMPPVVITWYDGINNQPKLPEGFGTSELDSSIPTVNGQKAQAVKLNPGKEIYSKTLTFKGGSHASTLSIIPSEKAKDMESRLPEVPKSPSNHFANFLLACQGKEQTRSPFEIAGPLSQVFCLGVMAQRLNQPIKFDRATKRITNNKFADAFLTGAPPRKGWEDYYKI, from the coding sequence ATGGCTACAACAAGAAGAGCTTTTATACAGCAGACCACCTTGGCAACAACCGGCGTGGCGCTGAGCGGATTATTTACAAAAGTAAATGCCTCCAGTTACAATCGCATTATGGGCGCAAACGGCAAGGTAAACCTGGCCCATATCGGTATTGGCAACCGGGGTGCAGAGATCATCGGTGATTTTGCAAAAACCAACCTGGCCAATGTAGTAGCGCTTTGTGATGTAGATATGGGTGCCAAACATACCCAGGCCACTATTGCTAAATTTCCCAATGCAACCCGGTTCCAGGATTTCCGGAAGATGTATGATAAAATGGCAAAATCCATCGACGCCGTAACCATTGCGGTTCCTGATTTTGCGCATTTTCCCATAACCGTACATTCCATGGCGCTGGGCAAACATGTGTATGTGGAAAAGCCGATGGCCCGTACGTTTAACGAGGTAGAGCTGATGATCCGGGCTGCAAAAAAGTATCCGAATGTAGTTACGCAAATGGGTAACCAGGGGCATTCTGAAGCCAATTATTTCCAGTTTAAAGCCTGGGTGGAAGCCGGTATTATTAAAGATGTTACCGCCATTACGGCGCATATGAACAGCCCGCGGCGTTGGCATGGCTGGGATCCCAACATAAAAAAATTTCCTGCTGCAGAGCCCATCCCCGAAACGCTTGATTGGGATACCTGGCTTTCGGCGCAGATGTATCACGACTTCAACAAAGATTTTCACTATGGGCAGTGGCGTTGCTGGTACGACTTTGGCATGGGGGCACTGGGCGATTGGGGTGCCCATATCCTGGATACAGCCCACCAGTTCCTGAACCTGGGTTTACCGGAAGAAATAACCCCCCTGAAACTGGAAGGGCATAATGATTATTTTTACCCGATGTCCAGCACGATCGAATTCAAATTTCCGAAACGGAAAAAGATGCCGCCGGTGGTAATCACCTGGTATGATGGCATTAATAATCAACCCAAACTTCCGGAAGGATTTGGTACTTCAGAGCTGGATTCCAGTATTCCTACTGTAAATGGTCAAAAGGCCCAGGCAGTAAAACTGAATCCTGGTAAAGAAATCTACAGTAAAACGCTCACCTTTAAAGGTGGCTCACATGCCAGTACGCTTAGCATCATTCCCTCAGAAAAAGCGAAAGATATGGAATCCAGGCTGCCGGAAGTGCCCAAAAGCCCGTCCAACCATTTTGCCAACTTTTTACTGGCCTGCCAGGGGAAAGAACAAACCCGCTCGCCCTTTGAAATCGCCGGTCCGCTGAGCCAGGTATTTTGCCTGGGGGTAATGGCGCAGCGTCTGAATCAGCCGATCAAATTTGACCGGGCTACAAAAAGGATCACCAACAACAAATTTGCCGATGCCTTTTTAACGGGGGCTCCTCCGCGCAAAGGATGGGAAGATTATTATAAAATATAG
- a CDS encoding TonB-dependent receptor plug domain-containing protein, translated as MKFEKMTKDMQDPKRPAAAIRGYVLFLTAGITLMLLTLVKTAGAQDTLLDPVTVTSSIIEKRSSETGRNITIINGAAIARLPVHSVDELLKYIPGVEAQMRGPQGAQTDISVRGGTFQQVLVILDGLRLNDPNTGHFTGYIPISPAEIDRIEVLKGASSAVYGSDAVGGVINIITKAFNKNLQARQKQAAAMISAGEYGLLNANAGGFYQNEKINVGAGFLTNNASGVQQRGIRGYFHNTAASAGLMVKFNPYWNLALRTAYDNRDFAAQNFYTTYASDTASEKISSWWNQARLQYQKGSTQVSVDAGYKTMEDQYLFSPSSVANNNRSHLLQTQLMLQQRFSEQTHLAAGFNFQNRDIRSNDRGDHHLNTAAPFVSVIQKFGTHFMINPSLRMEIYGSLPAEWVPQLTASYKTGSIQLRASGGKTIRNADFTELYNNYNKASVKRGSVGNPNLVAERSWTYEAGVDWFCRSNLKLSTGFFQRFHSQLIDWVNTPYADMPRKDNLVPGGNYALAKNVAEVTTTGWETDAAYAQHWNDRQSVMVNGGFIWLYSQSSEANPSFYILSHARFLANATVTYRQGPVSIGLTGIYKTRNPQTEPGINAAITKDYFLMNGKLTYAFLKNRLGVFVQVDNILNRKYSDLLGALMPGRWTQGGLSFSL; from the coding sequence ATGAAATTTGAGAAAATGACAAAAGACATGCAGGATCCAAAGCGGCCGGCCGCCGCAATAAGAGGATACGTACTGTTTTTAACAGCAGGTATAACCCTTATGTTACTGACGCTGGTAAAAACGGCAGGAGCACAGGACACCTTGTTAGACCCCGTTACCGTAACCTCCTCCATAATTGAAAAAAGAAGTTCGGAAACGGGGCGAAATATTACGATTATCAATGGTGCAGCCATTGCCCGGTTGCCGGTGCATTCGGTAGATGAGCTGTTAAAGTACATCCCCGGGGTAGAAGCACAGATGCGTGGACCGCAGGGGGCGCAAACCGATATCTCGGTGCGGGGTGGTACTTTTCAGCAGGTATTGGTTATTTTGGACGGATTGCGGCTGAATGATCCGAATACGGGGCATTTCACGGGCTATATACCCATCAGCCCGGCGGAGATCGACCGGATTGAAGTATTAAAAGGCGCCTCATCGGCTGTTTATGGTTCCGATGCCGTAGGTGGGGTGATCAACATCATCACCAAGGCATTTAATAAGAACCTCCAGGCCCGGCAAAAACAGGCGGCGGCCATGATCAGTGCCGGTGAATATGGCTTGCTGAATGCGAATGCCGGCGGGTTTTATCAGAATGAAAAAATAAATGTTGGGGCCGGCTTTCTCACCAACAACGCAAGCGGCGTACAGCAGCGGGGCATCCGGGGCTATTTCCACAATACGGCAGCGTCTGCGGGGTTGATGGTAAAATTCAATCCTTACTGGAACCTGGCGCTGCGCACGGCTTATGATAACCGGGATTTTGCTGCGCAGAATTTTTACACCACTTATGCGTCGGATACCGCATCAGAAAAGATCAGTTCCTGGTGGAACCAGGCGCGGCTGCAATACCAGAAAGGATCCACACAGGTAAGTGTAGATGCCGGATATAAAACAATGGAGGACCAGTATTTATTTAGTCCTTCATCAGTTGCCAATAATAATCGATCGCACCTGCTGCAGACCCAGCTCATGTTGCAACAACGTTTTTCGGAGCAGACCCATCTTGCGGCCGGGTTTAATTTCCAGAACCGGGATATACGCTCCAACGACCGGGGCGATCATCATTTAAATACTGCGGCTCCCTTTGTTTCGGTCATTCAGAAATTCGGTACGCATTTTATGATCAACCCGTCTTTACGCATGGAAATTTATGGAAGCCTGCCGGCCGAATGGGTGCCCCAGCTGACGGCGTCGTATAAAACAGGTAGCATACAGCTGCGGGCCAGTGGTGGCAAAACGATCCGCAATGCAGATTTTACAGAACTGTACAATAACTATAATAAGGCATCGGTAAAAAGAGGGAGCGTGGGCAACCCAAACCTCGTAGCCGAACGGTCCTGGACTTATGAAGCGGGGGTAGACTGGTTTTGCCGGTCGAACCTGAAACTGTCTACCGGCTTTTTCCAGCGGTTCCATAGTCAGCTGATCGACTGGGTGAATACACCTTATGCGGATATGCCGCGAAAGGATAACCTGGTACCTGGCGGCAATTATGCACTGGCCAAAAATGTGGCGGAGGTAACCACCACCGGATGGGAAACCGATGCCGCCTATGCGCAGCATTGGAATGACCGGCAATCAGTAATGGTAAACGGAGGTTTTATATGGCTGTATAGCCAAAGCAGCGAGGCCAATCCTTCTTTTTATATCTTATCGCATGCGCGGTTCCTGGCCAATGCCACCGTAACGTATCGTCAGGGGCCGGTGTCCATCGGTTTGACAGGGATCTATAAAACGCGCAATCCCCAAACGGAACCCGGCATCAACGCTGCAATTACAAAGGATTATTTTTTAATGAATGGCAAGTTGACCTATGCGTTCTTAAAGAACAGGCTGGGCGTTTTTGTACAGGTAGATAATATACTTAACCGGAAATACAGTGATCTGCTGGGGGCGCTCATGCCCGGCCGCTGGACACAGGGAGGGCTGAGCTTTAGCCTATGA